From one Brachypodium distachyon strain Bd21 chromosome 4, Brachypodium_distachyon_v3.0, whole genome shotgun sequence genomic stretch:
- the LOC100831078 gene encoding mitochondrial inner membrane protease subunit 1 has product MSGFARRLAGLPWRQIAGEAFDRTLLAAQAFCAVHVVHTHVFSLAYPQGPSMLPALNLMGDVAVIDRLSARYRWVAPGDVVLLTSPEDPRKKIAKRVLGMEGDAVTYLVDPENIDTSKTVVVPQGHIWVQGDNTFASTDSRTFGPVPYGLVEGKMSYRIWPLKKFGLIDPKM; this is encoded by the exons atgTCCGGTTTCGCGCggcgcctcgccggcctcccaTGGCGCCAGATCGCCGGGGAAGCCTTCGACCGCACTCTCTTAGCCGCGCAGGCCTTCTGCGCCGTCCACGTCGTCCACACCCATGTCTTCTCCCTCGCCTAC CCCCAAGGACCGAGCATGCTCCCGGCGTTGAACCTGATGGGGGACGTGGCCGTCATTGACAGGCTGAGCGCGCGGTACCGGTGGGTGGCGCCCGGGGACGTCGTGCTCCTCACCTCGCCCGAGGACCCGCGCAAGAAGATCGCCAAGCGGGTGCTCGGGATGGAGGGCGACGCCGTCACATACCTCGTCGACCCCGAGAACATCGACACCTCCAAGACCGTGGTG GTACCACAAGGTCATATTTGGGTGCAGGGCGACAATACTTTTGCATCTACGGACTCAAGGACATTTGGACCTGTGCCTTATGGTCTTGTAGAAGGGAAGATGTCCTATCGG ATTTGGCCACTGAAGAAGTTTGGTTTGATTGATCCCAAGATGTAG
- the LOC100841457 gene encoding uncharacterized protein LOC100841457 produces MATEFDSGGGSKRQRTDEEGEQPQRDVEEAEEDHISTLPEALRLHILALLPFKSAIRTGALSTQWRALWTYRWPAPSSLEFRVPVQQESSRQLMEAMERRGVRRLDRFSLSLQIGGLNPEDFRRFLDYAAACSVADLDVHFSGANEVSGRAFNFRLSPGNPRLERLSLGGVCVGLSDSFCPDTRPYSALEAIHLHRVTVSDVTIFDNTVFDLVAACPVLSTLDLRYCKGLRGRDYLPTGTNLKSVTVAECKYVTDVMIREEDAGLLRSLRYSGGYLNANLIPTILDDLYLCFGGPDRKRSGPSIWIRTDDGELRLCKMSCLDALINCSNLTVLTLCSSALRRVSGKARAKSVAGNAALCQLRNLREVQLLMFAMYNENLGHIMDFLMICCSSRLERLFVQLPTRTDQYKPYEEPSESEEDRSDSEEVVSEEDELEEELSESEGEESDEDQSEQDELEEMESRENHSKFDASEEEVSEECHPKEDASGEQGSAEGQLKENGSKKELSDGEQSEQDELKEMESGENHSKVGASEKEVSEEYHSKGDKSEEQGSAEDQSKEDGSKKEPSDVGQSAEEPLGDGCENLMSLKMENFKGRHNEMRLVSFVLKKSARLNQLILFTPSGHLEGLHKDHLNTSEFLETKLLPLEKASPNAQIIVSEPDDTAVQPLHWETFVQV; encoded by the exons ATGGCAACGGAGTTCGattccggcggcggctcgaagAGGCAGCGGACAGATGAGGAAGGGGAGCAACCGCAGCGAGACgtggaggaggcagaggaagaCCACATCTCGACCCTGCCGGAGGCGCTGCGGCTGCACATCCTCGCGCTCCTCCCTTTCAAATCCGCCATCCGCACCGGCGCGCTCTCCACCCAGTGGCGCGCGCTCTGGACTTACCGCTGGCCGGCGCCTTCCTCCCTGGAATTCCGCGTCCCCGTCCAGCAGGAATCCTCGCGGCAGCTCATGGAAGCCATggagcggcgcggggtgcgGCGCCTCGACCGGTTCTCCCTCTCGCTCCAGATCGGCGGGCTCAACCCCGAGGACTTCCGCCGCTTCCTCGACTACGCTGCCGCCTGTTCTGTCGCGGACCTCGACGTCCACTTCTCCGGCGCAAACGAGGTCTCCGGCCGCGCCTTCAACTTCCGCCTGTCGCCGGGCAACCCGCGCCTCGAGCGCCTCTCCCTCGGCGGCGTCTGCGTCGGCCTCTCCGACTCCTTCTGCCCCGATACCCGCCCCTACTCTGccctcgaggccatccaccTCCACCGCGTCACCGTCTCCGACGTCACCATCTTCGACAACACCGTCTTCGACCTGGTCGCCGCATGCCCCGTCCTCAGCACCCTCGATTTACGCTACTGCAAAGGACTGCGGGGCCGCGACTACTTGCCCACCGGGACTAACCTGAAGAGCGTCACCGTCGCGGAGTGCAAATACGTCACCGACGTTATGATCCGTGAGGAGgacgccggcctcctccgctcctTGCGCTACAGCGGCGGCTACCTCAACGCCAACCTAATCCCGACCATCCTTGACGACCTTTACCTCTGCTTCGGGGGACCTGACCGCAAACGCTCGGGACCCTCCATATGGATCAGAACAGACGATGGAGAATTGAGGCTCTGCAAGATGAGTTGTCTTGATGCACTCATCAACTGCTCTAACCTCACCGTGCTTACCCTCTGCAGCAGTGCCCTACGG AGAGTTTCTGGCAAGGCTCGTGCCAAATCAGTAGCTGGAAATGCTGCCTTGTGCCAGTTAAGGAATTTGAGAGAGGTGCAGCTGCTGATGTTTGCAATGTACAACGAAAATCTAGGCCACATTATGGATTTCCTCATGATATGCTGTAGTTCTCGATTGGAGAGACTATTTGTGCAG CTTCCAACAAGGACTGATCAATATAAGCCATACGAAGAACCATCAGAATCAGAGGAAGATAGGTCAGATTCAGAGGAAGTGGTGTCAGAGGAAGATGAGCTAGAGGAAGAGCTGTCTGAGTCTGAGGGAGAAGAGTCCGATGAAGATCAATCAGAACAAGATGAGTTAGAGGAAATGGAGTCAAGGGAAAATCACTCAAAGTTTGACGCATCAGAGGAAGAGGTATCAGAGGAATGTCACCCAAAGGAAGACGCATCAGGGGAACAGGGGTCAGCGGAAGGTCAATTAAAGGAAAATGGTTCAAAGAAAGAGCTGTCTGATGGAGAGCAATCAGAACAAGACGAATTAAAGGAAATGGAGTCAGGGGAAAATCACTCCAAGGTTGGTGCATCAGAGAAAGAGGTGTCAGAGGAATATCATTCAAAGGGAGACAAATCAGAGGAACAGGGTTCAGCAGAAGATCAATCAAAGGAAGATGGGTCAAAGAAAGAGCCATCTGATGTAGGGCAATCAGCAGAAGAGCCACTAGGGGATGGCTGTGAAAACCTTATGTCGCTCAAGATGGAGAATTTTAAGGGCCGCCACAATGAGATGCGGCTAGTAAGCTTTGTGCTAAAAAAGTCAGCCAGACTCAACCAATTGATTCTATTTACTCCCAGCGGTCACCTAGAAGGGCTTCATAAGGATCATCTGAATACATCCGAGTTTCTTGAAACCAAACTGCTGCCTCTCGAAAAGGCTTCTCCAAATGCTCAGATAATTGTCAGTGAGCCTGATGATACTGCAGTCCAGCCATTGCATTGGGAGACCTTTGTCCAGGTTTAA